One window of Trifolium pratense cultivar HEN17-A07 linkage group LG5, ARS_RC_1.1, whole genome shotgun sequence genomic DNA carries:
- the LOC123886117 gene encoding uncharacterized protein LOC123886117 produces MELWESRLLSVADVICERLACGLHLPLDSFRCRRFNPLVSTGMNLEGEKEGKILEIPHWDYNLLSVQAVHKYVGLNLWSKKDQKVEINIHAGHLAIIAGKQLEQL; encoded by the exons ATGGAGCTATGGGAAAGCAGGCTTCTTTCTGTTGCTGATGTCATTTGTGAGCGGCTGGCATGCGGGTTGCATCTTCCCCTAGATTCATTCAGATGTCGG CGATTTAATCCACTGGTTTCTACTGGGATGAATCTTGAAGGAGAAAAAGAGggcaaaattttggaaattccACACTGGGATTATAATCTTCTTAGTGTCCAAGCAGTCCACAAATATGTGGGACTCAACCTTTGGTCCAAAAAGGACCAAAAGGTTGAGATCAACATACATGCGGGCCATCTAGCCATCATTGCTGGCAAACAACTTGAACAACTCTGA